In Mycobacterium tuberculosis H37Rv, a single window of DNA contains:
- the bfrA gene encoding bacterioferritin BfrA, translating to MQGDPDVLRLLNEQLTSELTAINQYFLHSKMQDNWGFTELAAHTRAESFDEMRHAEEITDRILLLDGLPNYQRIGSLRIGQTLREQFEADLAIEYDVLNRLKPGIVMCREKQDTTSAVLLEKIVADEEEHIDYLETQLELMDKLGEELYSAQCVSRPPT from the coding sequence ATGCAAGGTGATCCCGATGTTCTGCGCCTGCTCAACGAACAATTGACCAGCGAGCTCACCGCTATCAACCAATACTTTCTGCACTCCAAGATGCAGGACAACTGGGGTTTTACCGAGCTGGCGGCCCACACCCGCGCGGAGTCGTTCGACGAAATGCGGCACGCCGAGGAAATCACCGATCGCATCTTGTTGCTGGATGGTTTGCCGAACTACCAGCGCATCGGTTCGTTGCGTATCGGCCAGACGCTCCGCGAGCAATTTGAGGCCGATCTGGCGATCGAATACGACGTGTTGAATCGTCTCAAGCCAGGAATCGTCATGTGCCGGGAGAAACAGGACACCACCAGCGCCGTACTGCTGGAGAAAATCGTTGCCGACGAGGAAGAACACATCGACTACTTGGAAACGCAGCTGGAGCTGATGGACAAGCTAGGAGAGGAGCTTTACTCGGCGCAGTGCGTCTCTCGCCCACCGACCTGA